A DNA window from Brenneria izadpanahii contains the following coding sequences:
- a CDS encoding NifB/NifX family molybdenum-iron cluster-binding protein has protein sequence MRHLTRQLAIPSADDRWIIRIAFASVDLRVVDQHFGSSPRLAIYGVCRDEVQLLEVADFTVCHGHSEDKLTSRISAVEGCFTLYCTAVGDTAFRQLLGIGVRAVNVARNTPIAMLLADAQALCDDGRVKKSLRKKDANRFQAMMQENRWFEEE, from the coding sequence ATGAGACATTTAACCCGTCAGTTGGCGATCCCCTCCGCCGATGACCGCTGGATTATTCGCATTGCGTTCGCCAGCGTCGATTTACGCGTTGTCGATCAGCATTTTGGCTCATCGCCGCGCCTGGCGATTTACGGCGTATGCCGAGATGAAGTGCAACTGCTGGAAGTGGCCGATTTTACGGTCTGTCACGGCCATAGCGAAGATAAGCTCACCAGCCGCATCAGCGCGGTTGAGGGCTGTTTCACCCTGTACTGCACGGCCGTCGGCGATACGGCGTTCAGGCAGCTGTTGGGGATCGGGGTCAGGGCGGTCAACGTGGCCCGCAATACCCCGATAGCCATGCTGCTGGCGGATGCCCAAGCGCTATGCGACGACGGGCGGGTCAAAAAATCGTTGCGCAAAAAAGACGCCAACCGTTTCCAGGCGATGATGCAGGAAAACCGCTGGTTTGAAGAGGAATAA
- the nifN gene encoding nitrogenase iron-molybdenum cofactor biosynthesis protein NifN, giving the protein MAQVLKSAKPLATSPIKSGQPLGAILAGMGLEGCIPLVHGAQGCSAFAKVFFIQHFHDPIPLQTTAMDPVTTIMGSNNNVLAALSLLCERHNPKTIVVLSTGLSEAQGADLAFALRQFRENYPKFQSVTVITVNSPDFYGSMENGYAAVLESVIEQCVPVSPPASLIRKKRVNLLLGHMLTPGDHEQIRSYVEAFGLQPIILPDLAESLDGHLAEGDFSALTQGGTPIRAIEQMGQSASTIAIGVSLQRAARLLESRSHTPSLWLPHLMTQDQCDAFIHHLHKLSGREVPAWIARQRGQFQDAMIDTHVWLQDKRLAIAAEGDLLAAWLDFAISQGIRPECVVAPANQPGLSSLPVAEVQIGDLEDVDDRLQRHPADILCANSHAAALAQKHHLTLVRIGFPIFDRIGEFRRLRQGYAGMRDTLFELANAMRLAHHELPVYHSPLKQTFPSAVAQGSVMETKP; this is encoded by the coding sequence ATGGCTCAGGTTTTGAAATCGGCAAAACCGCTGGCGACCAGTCCGATCAAAAGCGGACAGCCGCTGGGGGCGATCCTGGCCGGCATGGGGCTGGAGGGATGCATCCCGCTGGTGCATGGGGCGCAGGGGTGCAGCGCTTTCGCCAAGGTGTTTTTTATTCAGCACTTTCACGATCCCATCCCGCTGCAAACCACCGCCATGGACCCGGTCACCACCATCATGGGATCGAACAATAATGTGCTGGCGGCGCTGTCATTGCTGTGCGAGCGCCATAATCCCAAAACAATAGTGGTGCTGAGCACCGGCCTGTCGGAAGCGCAGGGGGCGGATCTGGCGTTCGCGTTGCGCCAGTTCAGAGAGAACTATCCAAAATTTCAGTCCGTTACCGTGATAACGGTCAACTCGCCCGATTTTTACGGTTCGATGGAGAACGGCTACGCCGCCGTACTGGAAAGCGTGATTGAACAATGCGTGCCGGTTTCTCCGCCGGCCAGTCTGATACGCAAAAAGCGGGTGAATCTGCTGTTGGGGCATATGCTGACGCCCGGCGATCACGAACAGATCCGCAGCTACGTGGAAGCATTCGGCCTGCAGCCGATTATCCTGCCCGATCTCGCGGAATCGCTGGACGGCCACCTGGCGGAAGGCGATTTTTCGGCCTTGACCCAGGGCGGCACGCCGATACGCGCGATCGAGCAAATGGGGCAGAGCGCGTCTACCATCGCCATCGGGGTATCGCTACAGCGCGCCGCGCGCCTGCTGGAAAGCCGCAGCCATACGCCGTCGCTTTGGCTGCCGCACCTGATGACGCAGGATCAGTGCGACGCCTTTATCCATCATCTGCACAAGCTGTCCGGCCGCGAGGTTCCGGCCTGGATCGCGCGTCAGCGCGGCCAGTTTCAGGATGCGATGATCGATACCCACGTCTGGTTGCAGGATAAGCGCCTGGCGATTGCGGCGGAGGGCGATCTGCTGGCCGCCTGGCTGGACTTCGCCATCAGTCAGGGGATTCGCCCTGAATGCGTGGTCGCTCCGGCTAACCAGCCGGGGCTCTCTTCACTGCCGGTGGCTGAAGTACAAATCGGCGATCTGGAGGATGTCGATGATAGGTTACAACGTCACCCGGCAGATATCCTGTGCGCCAACTCTCACGCGGCGGCGCTGGCGCAGAAGCACCATCTGACGCTGGTGCGCATCGGTTTTCCGATCTTTGACCGCATCGGCGAGTTTCGCCGTCTGCGCCAGGGCTACGCCGGCATGCGCGATACCCTGTTTGAACTGGCGAACGCGATGCGCCTGGCGCATCACGAACTCCCCGTTTATCACTCGCCCCTGAAGCAGACTTTCCCGTCCGCCGTTGCGCAGGGATCCGTCATGGAGACAAAGCCATGA
- the nifE gene encoding nitrogenase iron-molybdenum cofactor biosynthesis protein NifE, translated as MRSSEIAALMDQPACDHNGGHKSGCSAPKPGTAAGGCAFDGAQITLLPITDVAHLVHGPIGCAGSSWDNRGSHSSGPQINRLGFTTDMSEQDVIMGHGERRLFHAVRHIVERYHPAAVFIYNTCVPAMEGDDIEAVCRAAEQVNHIPVIAIDAAGFYGSKNLGNRIAGDIMAKKVIGQREPAPWPEDFAIPEAQGHSIGLIGEYNIAGEFWHVLPLLDRLGIRVLGSLSGDARFAEVQTLHRTEVNMLVCSRALINVARHLEMHYGTPWFEGSFYGVREMSSSLRTLAGLLNDEDLQTRTETLIAQQEQAANLALAPYRQRLKGKRALLYTGGVKSWSVVSALQDLGLEVVATGTKKSTEEDKARIRELMGDNAIMLEDGNARLLLDTAYRYNADIMIAGGRNMYTAYKARLPFLDINQEREHAFAGYQGIVALARQLCSTLESPIWPQVNRRAPWHI; from the coding sequence ATGAGAAGTAGTGAGATTGCGGCGTTAATGGATCAGCCCGCCTGCGATCATAATGGCGGTCATAAATCCGGCTGCAGCGCCCCCAAACCCGGTACGGCGGCGGGCGGCTGCGCGTTCGACGGCGCGCAGATCACCCTGTTGCCGATTACGGACGTCGCTCATCTGGTGCACGGGCCGATCGGATGCGCAGGCAGTTCCTGGGATAATCGCGGCAGCCACAGTTCGGGGCCGCAGATTAACCGGCTGGGATTTACCACCGATATGAGCGAGCAGGACGTCATCATGGGGCACGGCGAACGACGTCTGTTTCACGCGGTGCGCCATATCGTTGAGCGCTACCATCCGGCGGCGGTATTTATTTACAACACCTGCGTGCCCGCCATGGAGGGGGATGATATCGAAGCGGTATGCCGGGCCGCGGAACAGGTCAACCATATTCCGGTGATTGCTATTGATGCCGCCGGATTCTACGGCAGTAAAAATCTGGGCAACCGCATTGCGGGCGATATTATGGCGAAAAAGGTGATCGGTCAGCGCGAACCCGCCCCCTGGCCGGAAGATTTCGCCATCCCGGAAGCGCAAGGGCACAGCATCGGCCTGATTGGCGAGTACAACATCGCCGGCGAATTCTGGCACGTGCTGCCGTTGCTGGATCGGTTGGGGATCCGCGTGTTGGGCAGTCTTTCGGGCGATGCCCGTTTTGCCGAGGTGCAAACCCTGCACCGCACCGAAGTCAATATGCTGGTGTGTTCGCGCGCGCTGATCAACGTGGCCCGCCATCTTGAAATGCACTATGGCACCCCCTGGTTCGAAGGCAGCTTTTACGGCGTACGGGAGATGTCCTCCTCGCTGCGTACCCTGGCGGGCCTACTGAACGATGAGGATTTACAGACAAGGACCGAAACGCTGATCGCCCAGCAGGAGCAAGCGGCCAACCTGGCATTGGCGCCTTATCGTCAACGGCTAAAGGGCAAACGCGCCTTGCTGTATACCGGCGGCGTAAAATCCTGGTCGGTGGTGTCGGCCTTGCAGGATCTGGGGCTGGAAGTGGTGGCGACCGGAACCAAAAAATCCACCGAAGAAGATAAAGCCCGCATCCGCGAACTGATGGGCGACAACGCCATCATGCTTGAGGACGGCAACGCCCGCCTGCTGCTGGATACCGCCTACCGCTATAACGCCGACATCATGATCGCCGGCGGACGCAATATGTATACCGCTTATAAGGCCCGTCTGCCGTTTCTGGATATCAATCAGGAGCGGGAACACGCCTTCGCGGGTTATCAGGGCATCGTCGCTCTGGCTCGTCAGCTCTGCTCTACGTTGGAAAGCCCGATCTGGCCGCAGGTAAACCGCCGGGCGCCCTGGCATATCTGA
- the dld gene encoding D-lactate dehydrogenase, whose protein sequence is MQDYATPVNSPSIDSQTLIRTLTGIVGKSHILTDKNKTERYRKGFRSGQGDALAVVFPASLIEQWKVFKASIEAGRIVLMQAANTGLTEGSTPSGDDYDREIVIINTLRLDKVQLLDEGRQVVALPGSTLWHLERVLKPLGREPHSVIGSSCIGASVIGGICNNSGGSLVHRGPAYTEMALYGRVNEQGQVELINHLGINLGESPEEILTRLELQQYEAKDVIHDERQASDHEYAERIRDVDANTPSRFNADERRLFEAAGCAGKLAVFAVRLDTFPAEKSQQVFYIGTNQPQVLTELRRHILADFKNLPVAGEYIHRDMFDIAEVYGKDTFIMIDKLGTDKMPMFFNLKGRMDAIFGKVPFLPSHLVDRTMQFLSRLLPSHLPERMKAYRNRFEHHLMLKMAGDGIDEARNWLEQYFREADGEFFVCTPEEGAKAFLHRFAAAGAAIRYHAVHSHEVENILPLDIALRRNDHEWFEHLPAEFDDMLVHRLYYGHFMCYVFHQDYIVKKGVDVHKVKEKMLALLDQRGAEYPAEHNVGHLYQAKPQLKAFYRQNDPTNSLNPGIGKTSKLKNWGCGCGCGDEHHSGD, encoded by the coding sequence ATGCAGGACTATGCAACCCCCGTAAATTCTCCCTCCATTGATTCTCAGACTCTAATCCGCACACTGACCGGTATCGTCGGCAAATCTCATATCCTTACCGACAAAAATAAAACAGAGCGTTATCGCAAAGGTTTCCGTTCGGGTCAGGGCGATGCGTTGGCGGTGGTATTCCCCGCCTCGCTGATTGAGCAGTGGAAAGTCTTCAAGGCCAGCATTGAGGCCGGACGTATCGTGTTGATGCAGGCGGCCAACACCGGTCTGACCGAAGGCTCCACGCCGAGCGGCGATGATTACGACCGTGAAATTGTGATCATCAACACCCTGCGCCTGGATAAGGTTCAACTGCTGGATGAGGGACGACAGGTTGTCGCGCTGCCGGGCAGCACCCTGTGGCATCTGGAACGGGTGCTCAAACCCCTGGGGCGCGAGCCGCATTCGGTGATCGGCTCTTCCTGTATTGGCGCATCGGTGATCGGCGGTATCTGCAACAACTCCGGCGGTTCGCTGGTTCATCGCGGGCCGGCCTATACCGAAATGGCGCTCTATGGCCGGGTTAACGAACAGGGCCAGGTGGAACTGATTAACCATCTGGGGATCAATTTGGGCGAATCGCCGGAAGAGATCCTGACTCGCCTTGAATTGCAGCAGTATGAGGCTAAAGACGTTATTCACGATGAACGTCAAGCATCCGACCATGAATACGCAGAACGTATCCGTGATGTGGATGCAAACACCCCTTCGCGCTTTAATGCCGACGAGCGCCGTTTGTTTGAAGCCGCAGGCTGCGCCGGCAAGCTGGCGGTTTTCGCCGTTCGTCTGGATACGTTCCCGGCGGAAAAATCCCAACAGGTTTTCTATATCGGCACCAATCAGCCGCAGGTGCTGACCGAACTGCGCCGCCATATCCTCGCCGATTTCAAAAATCTGCCGGTGGCGGGAGAATATATACATCGTGATATGTTCGATATCGCCGAAGTTTACGGCAAAGACACCTTTATCATGATCGATAAGCTGGGCACCGACAAAATGCCGATGTTTTTTAACCTGAAAGGACGGATGGACGCCATCTTCGGCAAAGTGCCCTTTCTGCCGTCGCATTTGGTGGATCGCACCATGCAGTTCCTCAGCCGCCTGTTGCCTTCCCATCTGCCGGAACGGATGAAGGCCTACCGCAATCGTTTTGAGCACCATCTGATGCTGAAAATGGCCGGTGACGGCATTGATGAAGCGCGCAACTGGCTGGAACAGTATTTTCGCGAGGCTGACGGCGAATTTTTTGTCTGCACGCCGGAAGAAGGCGCCAAAGCCTTTCTGCACCGTTTTGCCGCGGCGGGCGCGGCGATCCGCTACCACGCGGTACATAGCCACGAAGTGGAGAACATCCTGCCGCTGGATATCGCCCTGCGGCGTAACGACCATGAGTGGTTTGAACACTTACCGGCCGAGTTCGACGACATGCTGGTGCACCGGCTGTATTACGGCCACTTCATGTGCTACGTCTTCCACCAGGATTACATTGTGAAGAAAGGCGTGGATGTGCATAAAGTGAAAGAGAAGATGCTGGCTCTGCTCGACCAGCGCGGCGCGGAGTATCCGGCCGAGCATAACGTCGGCCATTTGTATCAGGCCAAACCCCAGTTGAAGGCGTTTTACCGGCAAAACGATCCCACCAACAGCCTGAACCCCGGCATCGGCAAAACATCCAAACTGAAAAACTGGGGCTGCGGCTGTGGATGCGGCGATGAACATCATTCGGGGGACTGA
- a CDS encoding ABC transporter substrate-binding protein, protein MYNLFRQYVAALIVAVLMLPGIALSAGEGHRDIRVATPWPAQNTIIAMLGYGDSIVGTSDIAKRIPLFRQIYPGIDQVPAISVSSSHEVNPEQVIALKVQLLFIPQNMRLSQPEMLAKAGVKTLELKANSMAALRQRITLTAQALGPDAEQVDTRYQRYFDRNVALIRQRLNDLPESERITVYHSMGSPLMTSGRPSLNQDWMDLAGARNVAESWFAAKKNSSGEVPLEKVIAADPEVIIAMNSRDAQDIRQSSAWQGTAAVRHQRVYANPQGLFWWCRETSEAALQILWLAKTLYPQRFADIDMAKETYDFYHDFFAISLSSQQIATILNP, encoded by the coding sequence ATGTATAATCTTTTTCGACAATATGTCGCCGCCTTGATTGTCGCGGTGTTGATGCTTCCCGGCATTGCGCTGTCGGCAGGCGAAGGGCATCGCGACATCCGGGTGGCGACCCCCTGGCCGGCGCAAAACACCATTATCGCCATGCTGGGTTACGGCGATAGCATTGTCGGCACCTCGGATATCGCCAAACGCATTCCGCTGTTTCGCCAGATCTACCCAGGTATTGACCAGGTGCCGGCCATCAGCGTCAGCAGCAGTCATGAAGTGAATCCCGAACAGGTCATCGCGCTTAAGGTTCAACTTCTGTTTATTCCACAGAATATGCGATTGTCTCAACCGGAAATGTTGGCCAAGGCCGGCGTTAAAACGCTGGAGCTAAAAGCCAATTCGATGGCGGCGCTGCGTCAGCGGATCACCCTGACGGCCCAGGCGTTAGGGCCGGATGCGGAACAGGTGGATACGCGTTACCAGCGCTATTTTGATCGCAATGTCGCGCTGATCCGACAACGCCTTAACGATCTGCCGGAATCGGAACGGATAACGGTCTATCACAGCATGGGCAGCCCGTTGATGACCAGCGGGCGTCCTTCGCTCAATCAGGACTGGATGGATCTGGCCGGCGCGCGCAACGTGGCGGAATCATGGTTCGCCGCCAAGAAGAACAGTTCCGGCGAGGTGCCGTTGGAGAAAGTGATAGCCGCCGATCCTGAGGTCATCATCGCGATGAATAGCCGGGATGCACAGGACATTCGTCAGTCGTCCGCCTGGCAGGGCACCGCGGCGGTACGGCATCAGCGGGTTTACGCTAATCCGCAGGGGCTATTTTGGTGGTGCCGGGAAACCAGCGAAGCCGCGCTGCAAATCCTGTGGCTGGCAAAGACGCTCTATCCCCAGCGCTTTGCGGATATCGATATGGCAAAAGAGACCTATGATTTTTACCATGACTTTTTCGCTATCTCGCTCAGCAGCCAACAGATCGCGACCATCCTTAATCCTTGA
- a CDS encoding TonB-dependent receptor — protein sequence MTTAATATDATTSSVNKNTTTKEDQIVVTATEPSGVTPDTKAGAGFVTPDIDLGPIGNKTWIDTPYSTNTVSREMIDNQQAKSVSELLKYAPSTQMQARGGMDVGRPQSRGMQGSVVANSRLDGLNIVSTTAFPVEMLERLDILNSLTGALYGPASPAGQFNFVAKRPTEQPLRKVTLGYQSRNAYSGHVDLGGQFDDENRFGYRLNLLDEEGEGNVDDSTLRRKLAAIALDWNIQPGTQLQLDASHYEFLQKGYVGGFSYGANVKLPNAPDAKNKNFTLPTTGNDLTTDTVSSRLIHYFNNDWYLTAGVGWTQADRAMRTVSNTITNDAGTITRAINDSPAAGRFRVWSNTVTLNGHADTGSIGHDLAFSTTGYVWSIYSARGASQRYNLGTSSFYDPSPMQEPGDGKIRTNGARYKGSDNTQQSITIGDTVTFNPQWSAMFYLSQSWLETQNFNSQKSKTSQVNQDGLSPNVAVMYKITPSVMAYISYADSLEQGDTAPTGSGVKNEGQTLDPYRSQQYEIGLKADVNGMNLGAALFRLKRPFAYTDPTDMVYKEQGDQVNKGLELTASGNLWQGLNIYSGVTFLDPTLKNTVSDDTSNKRVVGVPKVQANLLMEYSLPSMPELVYSANIHYTGKRAANDTNSSWADSYTTLDLGTRYTTKLSNVPTTFRVSVNNVTNEHYWASIFPSDINGGGGSASAFPGAGREVRASVTFDF from the coding sequence ATGACGACTGCGGCAACGGCAACTGATGCGACTACCTCGTCAGTAAACAAAAACACCACAACAAAAGAGGATCAGATCGTGGTAACGGCCACCGAGCCATCCGGCGTCACGCCGGATACCAAGGCCGGCGCCGGGTTCGTCACCCCGGATATCGATCTTGGCCCCATCGGCAATAAAACCTGGATCGATACGCCATATTCCACCAATACCGTCAGCCGGGAAATGATTGATAATCAGCAGGCGAAAAGCGTCAGCGAATTATTGAAATATGCGCCGAGTACGCAGATGCAGGCGCGCGGCGGGATGGATGTCGGCCGTCCGCAGAGCCGCGGAATGCAGGGAAGCGTGGTGGCCAACAGCCGGCTCGACGGGCTGAATATTGTTTCCACCACGGCCTTTCCCGTTGAAATGCTGGAGCGGCTGGATATCCTCAACAGCCTGACCGGCGCGCTGTACGGCCCGGCCAGTCCGGCGGGACAGTTTAACTTTGTGGCCAAGCGCCCCACGGAACAGCCGTTGCGCAAGGTTACACTCGGTTATCAGAGCCGCAATGCCTATAGCGGCCACGTGGACCTCGGCGGACAATTTGATGATGAAAATCGCTTTGGCTATCGCCTGAATCTGCTGGACGAAGAAGGGGAAGGCAATGTCGACGACAGCACGCTGCGCCGTAAGCTGGCCGCTATCGCGCTGGACTGGAATATCCAGCCCGGTACGCAGCTCCAGCTTGATGCCAGCCATTACGAATTTTTGCAAAAAGGCTATGTCGGCGGTTTCAGCTATGGCGCAAACGTAAAGCTGCCGAATGCCCCCGATGCGAAAAACAAAAACTTCACGCTGCCCACCACCGGCAACGATCTGACCACCGATACGGTCAGCAGCCGCCTGATTCACTATTTCAACAACGACTGGTATCTCACCGCCGGGGTCGGCTGGACGCAAGCGGATCGGGCCATGCGCACGGTCTCAAATACGATTACCAACGATGCGGGAACCATCACCCGCGCCATTAATGATTCCCCCGCCGCCGGGCGTTTCCGGGTGTGGAGCAACACCGTCACTCTTAACGGCCATGCGGATACCGGCAGCATCGGCCACGATCTGGCGTTCTCCACCACCGGCTACGTCTGGTCGATCTACAGCGCCAGAGGTGCCAGCCAACGCTATAACCTGGGAACGTCCAGCTTTTATGACCCGTCCCCCATGCAGGAGCCGGGCGACGGGAAGATCCGTACCAACGGCGCCCGTTATAAGGGGAGCGATAATACCCAACAAAGCATTACCATTGGCGATACGGTGACGTTTAATCCACAGTGGTCGGCCATGTTCTACCTGAGCCAGAGCTGGCTGGAAACGCAAAACTTCAACAGCCAGAAGAGTAAAACCAGCCAGGTTAACCAAGACGGATTAAGTCCGAACGTGGCGGTCATGTATAAAATCACTCCGTCCGTGATGGCCTATATCAGCTATGCGGATTCGTTGGAGCAGGGGGACACCGCGCCGACGGGCAGCGGCGTCAAAAATGAAGGGCAGACGCTCGATCCTTACCGCAGCCAGCAGTATGAAATCGGCCTGAAAGCGGATGTAAATGGCATGAATCTTGGGGCGGCGCTGTTCCGCCTCAAACGTCCGTTCGCCTATACCGACCCGACCGATATGGTCTACAAAGAGCAGGGGGATCAGGTGAATAAGGGGCTGGAGCTGACCGCTAGCGGTAACCTGTGGCAGGGGCTGAATATCTACAGCGGCGTGACCTTCCTCGACCCGACGCTCAAAAACACCGTATCTGACGACACCAGCAACAAGCGCGTGGTGGGCGTGCCCAAAGTGCAGGCCAACCTGCTGATGGAATACAGCCTGCCGTCGATGCCGGAACTGGTCTACAGCGCCAATATCCACTACACCGGCAAACGAGCCGCCAACGACACCAACAGCAGTTGGGCGGATAGCTATACCACGCTTGATCTGGGAACCCGCTATACCACCAAACTAAGCAATGTGCCCACGACCTTCCGGGTATCGGTCAATAACGTCACCAATGAGCACTACTGGGCCTCGATCTTCCCGTCGGACATCAACGGCGGCGGCGGTTCCGCCAGCGCTTTCCCCGGAGCGGGGCGTGAAGTTCGCGCCTCCGTGACCTTCGATTTCTGA
- a CDS encoding nitrilase family protein has protein sequence MKQHLRVATVQFLHRANDKQYNLSLIESFVHQASREGIKILAFPEMCITGYWHVPDLSIEEVTALSERVDDSPSLARITVLAKKYQMAIGAGFIERGNDGRLYNAYAICMPDGNIHVHRKLHAFEHSAIARGDCFTVFDTPWNVRIGVLICWDNNLVENARATALLGADILLAPHQTGGTNSRSPYGMKPIPAALWENRDKDPVALETAFRGDSGRGWLMRWLPARAHDNGMFILFSNGVGLDNGEVRTGSAMILDPYGRVVSETGSFEDAMVCADLDLSLLPMSTGRRWIHGRRPELYGILCERQGYERDAISARFSTDIPDFKKREE, from the coding sequence ATGAAACAGCATCTGCGGGTTGCAACAGTCCAATTCTTGCACCGAGCCAATGATAAGCAATATAACCTTTCACTTATTGAATCGTTTGTTCACCAAGCCTCGCGCGAGGGTATTAAAATTCTCGCCTTTCCTGAAATGTGCATTACCGGCTACTGGCATGTTCCCGACCTTAGCATTGAGGAGGTGACGGCACTGTCTGAACGGGTTGATGACAGTCCGTCTTTAGCCCGTATCACGGTGTTGGCGAAAAAGTACCAGATGGCAATAGGCGCAGGATTTATTGAACGGGGAAACGATGGGCGGCTCTATAACGCTTACGCGATATGTATGCCGGACGGCAATATTCATGTGCATCGTAAACTGCATGCTTTTGAGCACTCGGCTATCGCCAGAGGCGATTGTTTTACGGTGTTTGACACCCCTTGGAACGTGCGAATAGGGGTTCTTATCTGCTGGGATAACAATCTGGTAGAAAACGCGCGCGCCACGGCGTTGCTTGGCGCGGATATCCTGCTGGCGCCGCACCAGACGGGCGGCACGAACTCCCGTAGTCCCTATGGTATGAAGCCCATTCCCGCCGCACTCTGGGAAAACAGGGATAAAGATCCCGTTGCCCTGGAAACGGCATTTCGCGGTGATAGCGGACGCGGTTGGCTGATGCGTTGGCTACCCGCTCGGGCGCATGATAACGGTATGTTTATTCTATTCAGCAATGGCGTCGGCCTGGATAACGGAGAGGTTCGTACGGGTAGCGCCATGATCCTTGATCCCTATGGCCGTGTTGTCTCAGAAACCGGCTCTTTCGAAGACGCCATGGTCTGTGCCGATCTTGATTTAAGTCTGCTTCCCATGTCTACCGGGAGAAGGTGGATCCATGGGCGCCGGCCTGAGCTATACGGCATTTTGTGTGAACGTCAGGGTTATGAACGCGATGCCATCAGCGCGAGATTCTCTACCGATATCCCCGACTTTAAAAAACGAGAAGAGTAA
- a CDS encoding LysR family transcriptional regulator has protein sequence MDIKLLRAFVTLAQQGRYHSAAQMLCLTQPALTKQIQTMEHLIGVNLFERGRHGAKLTVAGVQLYAKACELVAHYDEFQEYARKVQKGDVGKLALGFGISSFQFAPAQVIAFREQFPDVEISLNDIPSDVQCRMLLDGQLQAGFIRLPVPEPLKARVVMEEWMVLAVPSNISANPANIQSVLEAYQLLQINPQRGRGLVEQTARFLTENNLTARTVSDADDIHTILSLVAAGNGVALLPAGVSHFLPAGVTLVRPEGKHTEWRIGIAWNPAVQDLLRDKFLHMVPAIT, from the coding sequence ATGGACATAAAACTGTTGCGGGCATTCGTTACGTTGGCTCAGCAGGGGCGTTATCATTCCGCGGCTCAAATGCTGTGTCTGACGCAACCCGCATTAACCAAGCAGATTCAGACCATGGAGCACCTGATCGGCGTGAATCTGTTTGAACGTGGGCGTCATGGCGCGAAATTGACCGTCGCCGGTGTGCAGCTTTACGCCAAAGCTTGCGAATTAGTGGCGCATTACGACGAGTTTCAGGAATACGCGCGCAAGGTACAGAAAGGCGATGTGGGCAAGCTGGCGCTTGGGTTTGGCATCTCGTCATTTCAATTTGCCCCTGCGCAGGTTATCGCTTTTCGTGAACAGTTTCCGGATGTCGAGATATCCCTGAACGACATTCCTTCCGACGTGCAGTGCCGAATGTTACTGGACGGACAACTTCAGGCCGGATTTATACGTCTGCCCGTGCCTGAGCCGCTGAAAGCCAGGGTCGTGATGGAAGAGTGGATGGTACTTGCCGTCCCTTCAAACATCAGTGCGAACCCGGCGAACATCCAGTCTGTACTTGAGGCGTATCAGCTCTTGCAGATCAATCCGCAACGCGGGCGTGGTCTGGTTGAGCAAACCGCCCGTTTTCTCACAGAAAATAATCTCACTGCCAGAACGGTGTCTGATGCCGATGATATTCATACCATACTGTCGTTAGTCGCGGCGGGAAACGGCGTGGCATTGCTCCCCGCGGGCGTCAGCCATTTTCTGCCTGCTGGCGTAACGCTTGTGCGGCCAGAAGGAAAGCACACGGAATGGCGGATTGGGATTGCATGGAATCCGGCAGTGCAGGATTTGCTGCGGGATAAATTTTTACACATGGTGCCTGCCATTACCTGA
- a CDS encoding NifB/NifX family molybdenum-iron cluster-binding protein, producing MTRDDLLFWRLFALAQLLPEIAPATLINWLETACDEALTLERLSALSLDELSRHVPVDNSVLTVSRWQQIMDCLHGNLPPHLTAQPERKQGQQLQVAFASSNGLTINGHFGQCRLFFIYAWDRQGPFLSGLRRYQPQEGEEGNEGRLRLLTDCHLLFCESIGGPAAAKVIRHNIHPIKVPPATAIDEQLQALHGMITEHMPPWLAKRLGKDNPLQQRQFGF from the coding sequence CTGACCCGTGACGATTTACTTTTCTGGCGGCTATTCGCTTTGGCGCAGTTGCTGCCGGAAATCGCGCCCGCGACGTTGATCAACTGGCTGGAAACCGCCTGCGACGAGGCGTTGACGCTAGAACGCCTGTCCGCACTGTCGCTGGATGAGTTATCCCGCCATGTGCCCGTGGATAATAGCGTACTCACCGTTTCCCGCTGGCAGCAAATCATGGATTGCCTGCACGGCAACCTGCCTCCGCATTTAACCGCACAGCCCGAGCGCAAACAGGGGCAACAGCTACAGGTCGCGTTCGCCTCCAGCAACGGTCTGACGATTAACGGCCACTTTGGTCAATGCCGTCTGTTCTTTATTTACGCCTGGGATCGGCAGGGGCCGTTCCTCAGCGGATTACGGCGCTATCAGCCGCAGGAGGGGGAGGAGGGGAATGAAGGGCGGTTGCGCCTGCTGACCGACTGTCACCTGCTGTTTTGCGAATCGATTGGCGGGCCGGCCGCGGCGAAAGTGATCCGTCATAACATCCACCCAATCAAGGTTCCCCCGGCAACCGCTATCGACGAACAACTCCAGGCGCTGCATGGCATGATTACCGAGCATATGCCGCCCTGGCTGGCGAAACGGCTGGGAAAAGACAATCCGCTGCAACAGCGGCAATTCGGTTTTTAA